In Paramisgurnus dabryanus chromosome 14, PD_genome_1.1, whole genome shotgun sequence, one genomic interval encodes:
- the LOC135719079 gene encoding ATP-binding cassette sub-family C member 10-like isoform X3 encodes MEGSPAGFGPAELISELCHTGVDTPLPVWQNGTISPCLNQLIFGSLSHAIIAIFCVCYISVPRLSYIASSLPIGWGFRAASALLLALLIVGDLVLVFELQAPDIYLDVLADGCCLLAWLVHFGAVLALQRSIYRRTRGPAALPVLAIFSLPNLAFTLATYIQENIHVGFSKPLQVIRLALTIARAVLVLVYFLGYTFPCYRTQRDLLSCNAEDVAPLVVSELDDGVTVAEDGCSLLSRFLYLWLNPLLRRGKRGELERPSDVFQLPHRLRTKAVTIRFHQCWQKCLNSKGLERSDRPLRGNLQENSWSEVQPEEVSEGARKQDVRLFQVLHKAFGLRYYLLGVLKLVASMLAFAGPLLLSALVGFMEKEGAPLSQGVWCAVGLFASTFVAAILRNIFVYEVSKVALEARAAVISVIYSKALKVSGSALARFSMGEVVNFMSTDTDRLVNFFNSFHEVWSLPFQFVLALYLLYLQVGVAFLGGVGVALLLVPLNKVLASRILENNKQMLVHKDGRVKLMTEILFGIRVLKYYSWEEHFTQKIAEARKQELHHLKVLKYLDAVCVYTWAALPVVISILTFITYVLLGNSLTAAKVFSTLALVGMLILPLNAFPWVLNGTLEAKVSLDRIQRFLTLQDQDLAVYYSKVSPEDPSSVVQMDQASFSWKQSEEAHSVGISDDRTEEGSSPRSFYLHALNINIKRGSLVVVVGKVGCGKSSLLAAITGELERCGGDVSVHGREQGFGLVVQEPWIQHATVRDNILFGRDFDSMFYQAVIEACALADDLNVLPNGDQTEVGENGVTLSGGQKSRLALARAVYMDKEMYLLDDPLAAVDADVAHHLMEKCILGILRNKTRILCTHRIEFVDKADVVVVMENGMTIRTGTPSEVLSFVKAVPKDSKNNSNAMEKDSLGEDEPATNQLEPEAELNTFGEEQKQMGKLSWAVYRSYWRAVGGCMAVLVLLSLFLMQASKNVSDWWLSHWISHIKGNVTDLLSLSAGPLLTLTIISPGSLSFYVLDRDSETLGNVSSDLKFYMSVYGSLAAANTLFTAARAFLFAYGGICAATIVHKRLLSSVLKAPMTFFDTTPLGRILNRFSSDIYSVDDSLPFVLNILLANVFGLVGMLVVMSYGLPRVLLPLVPLGALYYQTQCFYRHSSRELKRLCSLTLSPVYSHFSETLSGLATVRASGHTARFEEENERRLEQNQRCLFNSNAAMQWLDIRLQMIGVTVVTGISVIAVIQHQMKSIDPGLVGLSLSYALSITNLLSGLIFSFAQTEMQLVSVERTEEYSTNIPQEPHQTNTEVPDMWPERGRIQFVGAVLAYRPGLPNALDGVNLEILPGEKVGIVGRTGSGKSSLFLALFRMVDLNRGQILVDEVDIGSVRLGHLRSKLAIIPQDPFLFSSSVRENLDPHGRHPDYRLLDALEQCHLGDVVQRIGGLDSEVGERGKSLSVGQRQLLCLARALLTEANILCIDEATASVDQKTDLLLQKTIREKFKDKTVLTIAHRLNTIMDSDRVLVMHAGKVVEFDSPDALCQKQDSVFKKLLQGGED; translated from the exons ATGGAGGGCAGTCCAGCTGGATTTGGACCTGCTGAGCTCATATCAGAGCTATGTCACACTGGTGTGGACACACCATTACCTGTGTGGCAGAATGGGACCATCAGTCCCTGTCTGAACCAGCTGATATTTGGATCACTCTCGCATGCTATTATTGCCATCTTCTGTGTCTGTTACATTAGTGTGCCCAG GCTTAGTTATATTGCTTCCTCCCTTCCCATTGGCTGGGGCTTCCGGGCCGCATCCGCCCTGCTGTTGGCTCTTCTCATTGTTGGAGACCTGGTCCTCGTTTTTGAACTTCAGGCCCCAGACATATACCTGGACGTCTTAGCTGATGGATGTTGCTTGTTGGCCTGGTTGGTCCATTTTGGTGCCGTTTTGGCTTTACAGCGGTCCATCTACAGAAGAACTCGAGGTCCAGCTGCACTTCCTGTGCTGGCGATTTTCTCACTTCCTAATCTCGCATTCACCCTCGCTACTTACATCCAAGAAAACATTCATGTTGGTTTCTCTAAGCCTCTGCAGGTCATCCGTCTTGCTCTGACGATAGCCAGGGCTGTTTTGGTTCTGGTCTATTTTCTTGGCTATACCTTTCCCTGTTACAGAACTCAAAGGGACCTTCTTTCCTGTAATGCGGAGGATGTGGCTCCTTTAGTTGTGTCGGAGCTCGATGATGGAGTTACTGTAGCAGAGGACGGCTGCAGCTTGCTCTCCAGGTTCCTCTACCTGTGGCTTAATCCACTGTTAAGGCGAGGCAAACGTGGAGAACTGGAGAGGCCATCTGACGTCTTCCAGCTGCCCCATCGATTGCGCACTAAAGCGGTCACAATCCGGTTCCACCAATGCTGGCAGAAATGTCTAAATTCGAAAGGTTTGGAGAGATCTGATAGACCTCTTAGAGGAAACCTGCAGGAAAACTCCTGGAGTGAGGTCCAGCCTGAGGAGGTATCTGAGGGTGCAAGAAAACAGGATGTCAGGCTTTTTCAAGTGTTGCACAAGGCTTTTGGTCTACGTTACTACCTACTGGGTGTGTTGAAGTTAGTGGCTAGTATGCTTGCTTTCGCAGGTCCGTTGCTTCTAAGTGCATTAGTGGGTTTCATGGAGAAAGAAGGGGCGCCACTAAGCCAGGGTGTGTGGTGCGCTGTGGGACTTTTTGCCAGTACGTTTGTTGCTGCAATCCTGAGAAACATCTTTGTGTATGAAGTTTCAAAGGTTGCACTGGAGGCTCGGGCTGCCGTGATATCTGTCATATACAGTAAAGCTCTTAAGGTCAGTGGATCTGCTCTGGCCCGCTTCAGCATGGGTGAGGTGGTCAACTTCATGAGCACTGACACAGATCGTCTGGTGAATTTCTTCAACAGCTTCCATGAGGTTTGGAGTCTTCCCTTCCAGTTTGTCCTCGCACTTTACCTGCTTTACCTACAGGTTGGCGTGGCTTTTTTAGGAGGGGTGGGTGTGGCCCTGCTGCTTGTGCCTTTAAATAAAGTCTTGGCATCACGAATACTAGAAAACAACAAGCAGATGTTGGTACACAAGGATGGAAGAGTAAAg CTAATGACAGAGATCCTCTTTGGGATTCGGGTCTTAAAATACTACAGCTGGGAAGAGCACTTCACTCAGAAGATTGCCGAAGCTCGCAAACAAGAGCTACATCACCTGAAAGTTCTCAAGTACCTGGATGCTGTGTGTGTATACACATGGGCTGCTTTACCTGTGGTCATCTCTATACTCACCTTCATCACATACGTCCTGCTGGGAAACAGTTTGACAGCTGCAAAG GTGTTTAGTACTCTAGCTCTAGTGGGGATGCTCATCCTGCCACTCAATGCTTTTCCATGGGTGCTGAATGGAACGCTGGAAGCCAAAGTGTCTTTGGATCGTATTCAGCGATTCCTTACACTACAAGATCAAGACCTCGCCGTCTATTACAGTAAAG TGTCTCCTGAAGACCCTTCCTCTGTAGTTCAGATGGACCAGGCAAGTTTCTCCTGGAAGCAGTCAGAAGAAGCACATTCTGTTGGCATATCTGATGACAGGACAGAGGAGGGGTCATCTCCCAGAAGCTTTTACCTACATGCTCTCAACATCAACATCAAAAGG GGTTCTCTGGTGGTCGTGGTGGGGAAGGTTGGCTGTGGGAAAAGTTCACTGCTGGCTGCCATAACAGGAGAACTTGAGAG GTGTGGAGGGGATGTTTCTGTTCACGGAAGAGAGCAGGGATTTGGATTGGTTGTCCAGGAGCCGTGGATCCAGCACGCGACAGTGCGGGACAATATTCTTTTCGGCAGAGACTTTGATAGCATGTTTTATCAGGCTGTGATTGAGGCCTGCGCCCTTGCTGATGATCTAAAT GTTTTGCCTAATGGAGATCAGACAGAGGTGGGTGAAAATGGCGTCACTCTGAGCGGAGGACAGAAGAGCCGTCTTGCATTGGCCCGGGCTGTTTATATG gacAAAGAAATGTATCTGCTGGATGACCCATTAGCAGCCGTAGATGCCGACGTCGCCCACCATCTCATGGAGAAATGCATTTTGGGAATTCTCAGAAACAAGACAAGAATTCTTTGCACCCATCGGATAGAGTTTGTGGATAAGGCGGATGTGGTTGTGGTGATGGAGAATGGGATGACAATAAGAACGG ggACACCAAGTGAAGTTCTGTCTTTTGTTAAAGCCGTCCCTAAAGACAGCAAGAACAACAGCAATGCTATGGAGAAAG ATAGTTTAGGTGAGGATGAACCAGCAACCAATCAGCTGGAACCAGAGGCGGAGCTAAATACGTTTGGGGAGGAGCAGAAACAAATGGGCAAGCTTTCATGGGCCGTGTATCGTTCCTATTGGAGAGCAGTGGGTGGATGCATGGCAGTGTTAGTCCTGCTTTCCCTCTTTCTAATGCAAG CCTCCAAAAACGTCTCTGACTGGTGGTTGTCTCATTGGATTTCACATATAAAAGGCAATGTCACTGACTTGCTGTCTCTGTCAGCCGGTCCACTTTTAACACTGACTATAATCTCCCCTGGAAGTCTTTC GTTTTACGTACTCGATCGAGATTCAGAGACTTTGGGGAATGTGAGCTCTGACCTAAAGTTTTACATGAGCGTGTATGGATCTCTGGCAGCAGCTAACACACTCTTTACAGCTGCTCGAGCTTTTCTCTTCGCCTACGGAGGGATCTGTGCCGCTACCATTGTTCATAAGAGACTGCTGTCCAGTGTACTTAAG GCCCCCATGACGTTTTTCGACACTACACCGTTGGGTCGCATCCTAAATCGCTTTTCCTCCGATATTTACAGTGTGGATGACTCGCTCCCCTTTGTCTTGAACATCCTCCTGGCGAATGTGTTTGGGCTGGTTGGGATGCTGGTTGTGATGAGCTATGGTTTGCCCCGGGTGCTGCTCCCCTTGGTTCCACTGGGGGCGCTGTACTACCAAACTCAGTGTTTCTATCGTCACTCGTCCCGTGAGCTCAAACGACTGTGCAGTCTCACTCTCTCACCGGTTTATTCACACTTCTCAGAGACTCTCAGTGGCCTGGCCACAGTGCGAGCCAGTGGACATACTGCAAG ATTTGAGGAAGAGAATGAGAGGCGTTTAGAGCAGAATCAACGCTGTCTCTTCAACAGTAACGCTGCTATGCAGTGGTTGGACATTCGCCTTCAGATGATTGGTGTCACTGTGGTAACCGGCATCAGCGTGATTGCTGTTATCCAGCATCAGATGAAATCCATCGATCCAG GTCTGGTGGGTCTGTCTTTGTCCTACGCGCTGTCCATCACCAACCTGCTGTCAGGCCTGATTTTTAGCTTTGCGCAGACAGAGATGCAGCTGGTGAGCGTGGAGCGTACCGAAGAATATTCAACCAACATCCCACAAGAGCCTCATCAAACTAACACAGAG GTTCCAGACATGTGGCCTGAACGGGGCCGAATTCAGTTTGTGGGTGCTGTATTGGCGTACCGGCCGGGCCTGCCCAACGCTCTTGATGGAGTCAATCTAGAAATATTACCTGGTGAGAAGGTTGGCATCGTGGGGCGTACAGGCTCTGGGAAGTCCTCATTGTTTCTCGCCCTGTTTCGCATGGTGGATCTGAATCGGGGTCAGATTCTAGTGGATGAAGTGGACATCGGCTCAGTCAGGCTTGGTCACCTGAG ATCAAAGCTGGCCATCATTCCTCAAGATCCCTTCTTGTTCTCCAGCTCAGTGCGAGAGAACCTTGATCCGCATGGGCGTCATCCAGACTACCGGTTGCTGGATGCTCTCGAGCAATGCCATCTGGGAGATGTTGTACAAAGAATTG GTGGCCTGGATTCTGAGGTTGGGGAGAGAGGAAAGTCTCTCTCTGTGGGACAAAGGCAGCTGCTGTGTCTTGCTCGGGCTTTGCTCACTGAGGCTAAT ATTTTGTGCATTGATGAGGCCACAGCCAGTGTTGACCAGAAGACCGACCTTCTGCTACAGAAAACCATTCGAGAAAAATTCAAGGATAAAACCGTTCTCACCATCGCACACAG GCTAAATACAATCATGGACTCCGACAGAGTACTAGTGATGCATGCTGGGAAAGTGGTGGAGTTTGACAGCCCAGATGCTCTGTGCCAAAAACAGGATTCTGTTTTCAAGAAACTCTTACAGGGAGGAGAAGACTGA